One region of Malania oleifera isolate guangnan ecotype guangnan chromosome 6, ASM2987363v1, whole genome shotgun sequence genomic DNA includes:
- the LOC131158863 gene encoding uncharacterized protein LOC131158863 isoform X2, translating to MYSSKAAESTIPAAESAAAILFKAAPLAVGASAGEPAGVPAGSASFLPLPASLFDRLQMESADLFARPLRLAPSPIYAVRPPFSSLIFIEQYHFGSAERERVLFEGS from the exons ATGTACAGCAGCAAGGCCGCGGAGAGTACAATCCCGGCGGCGGAGTCGGCGGCTGCGATTCTGTTCAAAGCGGCTCCGCTGGCAGTAGGGGCTTCGGCGGGAGAGCCGGCGGGAGTACCAGCAGGCTCAGCGTCATTCTTACCTCTTCCTGCTTCTCTTTTCGATCGGCTGCAGATGGAATCCGCCGATCTCTTTGCCCGGCCTCTTCGACTTGCTCCCTCTCCCATATACGCCGTTCGTCCACCCTTCTCCTCTTTGATTTTCATTGAGCAATACCATTTTGGTTCAG ccgagagagagagagtattgttCGAAGGATCGTGA
- the LOC131158863 gene encoding uncharacterized protein LOC131158863 isoform X3 — translation MYSSKAAESTIPAAESAAAILFKAAPLAVGASAGEPAGVPAGSASFLPLPASLFDRLQMESADLFARPLRLAPSPIYAVRPPFSSLIFIEQYHFGSGLL, via the exons ATGTACAGCAGCAAGGCCGCGGAGAGTACAATCCCGGCGGCGGAGTCGGCGGCTGCGATTCTGTTCAAAGCGGCTCCGCTGGCAGTAGGGGCTTCGGCGGGAGAGCCGGCGGGAGTACCAGCAGGCTCAGCGTCATTCTTACCTCTTCCTGCTTCTCTTTTCGATCGGCTGCAGATGGAATCCGCCGATCTCTTTGCCCGGCCTCTTCGACTTGCTCCCTCTCCCATATACGCCGTTCGTCCACCCTTCTCCTCTTTGATTTTCATTGAGCAATACCATTTTGGTTCAG gtttgctttag
- the LOC131158863 gene encoding uncharacterized protein LOC131158863 isoform X5 encodes MYSSKAAESTIPAAESAAAILFKAAPLAVGASAGEPAGVPAGSASFLPLPASLFDRLQMESADLFARPLRLAPSPIYAVRPPFSSLIFIEQYHFGSG; translated from the exons ATGTACAGCAGCAAGGCCGCGGAGAGTACAATCCCGGCGGCGGAGTCGGCGGCTGCGATTCTGTTCAAAGCGGCTCCGCTGGCAGTAGGGGCTTCGGCGGGAGAGCCGGCGGGAGTACCAGCAGGCTCAGCGTCATTCTTACCTCTTCCTGCTTCTCTTTTCGATCGGCTGCAGATGGAATCCGCCGATCTCTTTGCCCGGCCTCTTCGACTTGCTCCCTCTCCCATATACGCCGTTCGTCCACCCTTCTCCTCTTTGATTTTCATTGAGCAATACCATTTTGGTTCAG gataa
- the LOC131158863 gene encoding uncharacterized protein LOC131158863 isoform X4: MYSSKAAESTIPAAESAAAILFKAAPLAVGASAGEPAGVPAGSASFLPLPASLFDRLQMESADLFARPLRLAPSPIYAVRPPFSSLIFIEQYHFGSE, translated from the exons ATGTACAGCAGCAAGGCCGCGGAGAGTACAATCCCGGCGGCGGAGTCGGCGGCTGCGATTCTGTTCAAAGCGGCTCCGCTGGCAGTAGGGGCTTCGGCGGGAGAGCCGGCGGGAGTACCAGCAGGCTCAGCGTCATTCTTACCTCTTCCTGCTTCTCTTTTCGATCGGCTGCAGATGGAATCCGCCGATCTCTTTGCCCGGCCTCTTCGACTTGCTCCCTCTCCCATATACGCCGTTCGTCCACCCTTCTCCTCTTTGATTTTCATTGAGCAATACCATTTTGGTTCAG agtga